From a single Candoia aspera isolate rCanAsp1 chromosome 2, rCanAsp1.hap2, whole genome shotgun sequence genomic region:
- the TRMT10B gene encoding tRNA methyltransferase 10 homolog B, producing the protein MTCSEKKVEKNIYGDHCDQQQNYVDGDGENLWDTFELLEIDGDDERSSEQITGNENWCSRNVLRKQRHWEKIVSAKKDKRKCERERRKAKHAEQKGTAPQLSKRDLKAVAKDRLLAAKATGPRLCIDMSLTSHMTKKEISRLATQVRRLYGSNKKAQKPFWLHLTGIVKNSPIYEACLRMNDGFANYLMDVTAESYLDLFPLDMIIYLTPDSDNVLEEVDPQKVHIMGGLVDESIQKRLTFQIAQERHLQTARLPIQEYMVKNINAKNYHSTTLAINQVFDALSTFYDTKSWEEALKAAVSPGKGYIFRDTQ; encoded by the exons atGACCTGTTCTGAAAAGAAAGTAGAGAAAAATATCTATGGAGATCATTGTGATCAACAGCAAAACTATGTGGATGGAGATGGGGAAAATCTCTGGGACACATTTGAGCTTCTGGAAATTGATGGGGATGATGAAAGATCCAGTGAACAGATTACAGGAAATGAGAATTGGTGTTCG AGGAATGTTTTAAGGAAACAAAGGCACTGGGAGAAGATTGTTTCTGCAAAGAAGGACAAAAGAAAATGCGAGAGAGAACGACGTAAAGCGAAGCATGCTGAACAAAAAG GCACTGCTCCTCAACTTAGTAAGCGAGATCTAAAAGCCGTTGCAAAAGATCGTCTTCTGGCGGCCAAGGCCACAGGGCCTCGGCTGTGTATTGATATGAGCTTGACCAGTCACATGACTAAGAAG GAAATAAGCCGGCTTGCTACACAGGTTAGGCGGCTTTATGGATCCAACAAGAAAGCTCAGAAGCCTTTTTGGCTCCACCTCACAGGGATTGTGAAAAACAGCCCCATTTATGAAGCATGTTTGAGGATGAATGATGGATTTGCCAATTATCTT atggatgTTACTGCAGAAAGTTACCTTGACCTATTCCCTTTGGACATGATTATATATCTCACACCAGATTCTGATAATG TACTTGAGGAAGTTGATCCACAAAAAGTACATATCATGGGAGGGCTGGTGGATGAAAGCATTCAAAAG AGACTCACTTTCCAAATTGCCCAGGAGAGACACCTGCAGACAGCACGACTGCCTATTCAAGAGTACATGGTAAAGAATATCAATGCAAAAAATTATCACTCAACAACCTTAGCAATCAACCAAG TGTTTGATGCCTTATCAACTTTCTATGACACCAAGAGTTGGGAAGAGGCTCTTAAAGCTGCAGTTTCTCCTGGAAAAGGATACATCTTCCGAGACACCCAGTGA